From Selenomonas ruminantium AC2024, a single genomic window includes:
- a CDS encoding cobyrinate a,c-diamide synthase, with translation MKNIPRLVIAATQSGAGKTTIVTGLLAALRQRGLSVQSFKAGPDYIDPGYHALASGQPAHNLDSWLTPKEILPEILAAEAEHADIAIVEGVMGLYDGGRQGISSTAEIAKIIKAPVLLVIDAKSMGASAAAIAQGFRDYDPSVKLAGVILNRLGSDTHEAMIREAMAGIDMPVFGALHRNDGLRMPERHLGLVPVEENKERELIGRMGETVAGQMDLDRLLELARSAEPLAIKESPLSGAGAYSCRIGVAKDEAFSFYYPASLKVLAKLGAEIVPFSPLHDEKLPAVDGLFIGGGFPEMFAGQLAANVAMRQAVEQAAQNGMPILAECGGYMYLMDSLQDFAGVSHPMAGVFAGQAVMTEKLQMVGYVEAELQKDSLLGSAGTKLKGHEFHFSKEREPIPQDKAPFIFRKLRNNSEYPAGQQVKNVLGSYLHLHFAGCPDAAENFVRQCAAYKKKRGQVSGEV, from the coding sequence ATGAAGAATATACCACGGTTAGTGATTGCCGCCACCCAGTCGGGGGCGGGGAAAACCACCATTGTCACAGGGCTGCTGGCGGCTTTGCGGCAGCGGGGGCTGAGCGTGCAGTCCTTCAAGGCAGGCCCTGATTATATTGACCCGGGATATCATGCTCTGGCCAGCGGCCAGCCGGCGCATAATCTGGACAGTTGGCTGACCCCGAAAGAAATCCTGCCGGAGATTCTGGCTGCGGAGGCAGAGCATGCTGACATTGCTATCGTCGAAGGTGTTATGGGCCTTTATGATGGCGGGCGGCAGGGCATCAGTTCCACGGCGGAGATTGCCAAAATCATCAAAGCGCCGGTGCTGCTGGTGATTGATGCTAAGTCCATGGGGGCATCGGCTGCAGCCATTGCGCAAGGTTTCCGGGATTATGACCCTTCGGTTAAGCTGGCGGGCGTAATCTTGAACCGCTTAGGCTCCGACACCCATGAAGCCATGATTCGGGAAGCTATGGCAGGAATTGATATGCCTGTATTCGGTGCTTTGCACCGTAACGACGGCTTGCGTATGCCCGAACGTCATTTGGGGTTGGTGCCCGTGGAGGAAAACAAGGAACGGGAACTTATCGGCCGTATGGGCGAGACCGTAGCCGGTCAGATGGATTTGGATAGGCTGCTGGAATTGGCTCGCAGTGCTGAGCCCCTGGCGATAAAGGAAAGTCCGCTGTCCGGTGCGGGAGCGTATTCCTGTCGAATCGGCGTGGCCAAGGACGAAGCCTTTTCCTTTTATTATCCTGCCAGCCTGAAAGTGCTGGCAAAGCTCGGGGCAGAGATAGTTCCCTTCAGTCCCCTGCATGATGAAAAACTGCCGGCCGTGGATGGCCTCTTTATCGGCGGCGGGTTCCCGGAAATGTTTGCCGGCCAGCTGGCGGCAAATGTGGCTATGCGGCAGGCTGTTGAGCAGGCCGCGCAGAATGGTATGCCAATTCTGGCAGAATGCGGCGGCTATATGTATCTGATGGATTCGCTGCAGGATTTTGCAGGAGTCAGTCATCCGATGGCGGGCGTGTTCGCCGGGCAGGCGGTCATGACGGAAAAATTGCAGATGGTGGGCTATGTGGAGGCCGAGCTGCAGAAAGATTCGCTATTGGGAAGCGCAGGTACGAAGCTTAAGGGCCATGAATTTCATTTTTCCAAGGAACGTGAACCAATTCCGCAGGACAAAGCGCCCTTTATCTTCCGGAAACTGCGGAATAACAGCGAATATCCGGCAGGTCAGCAGGTGAAGAATGTTTTAGGCAGCTATCTGCATCTGCATTTTGCCGGCTGCCCAGATGCGGCAGAGAATTTTGTCCGCCAGTGTGCGGCTTATAAAAAGAAGCGGGGGCAGGTAAGTGGAGAAGTTTGA